The DNA segment TCTTCGTCTTGCCATCGCGGGCCGGCGCCCACACGCGCTCGGTCACGTACTTCGAGGCGTCGTAGCCCGGCACGGGCTGCTGCTTCAACTGCCGGCGCTCGCCGGTCTTGGTATTGATCTCGTAGGTCGTGGCCGGCGTGGTCATCGACGTGTAGCTGTAGCGCAGCCAGTCGGTACCGGTTTCCGGATTGGCGGACAGGCCCATCGAGTAAGCCGCTTCGTCGGCCTTGACGTAGTCGCTGCTGCCATCGGCCTTGATCACGCGCAGGCTTTCCAGTGCGTTGGCGCGTTCGGCCACCACGCTGAAGCCGTCGAACAGTTCGAAGCCCTCGACGAACACGTCGGCGCGGTGCGCGATCCAGTCCTTCCAGTCCTTGCGCGAGGTCGAATCGGTCGGCGCCGTCACGATCTTGAAGTTGGTCGCGCCATCGGCATTCGTGCGGATCACCCAGCGATCGCCGAGGTGGTCGGCCTGGTACTCCACATCGCGCTCGCGCGGGGCCAGCACGGTGAACACGCCCGGACTCGCGGCCGGCGTGCAGCGCATCTCGGACGACACGGTGCTCTCGACGCTGATGCAGATGAACTTGTCGTCGCGGCTGCGGCCGATGCCCATGTAGAAGCTGTCGTCTTCCTCTTCGTAGACCAGCTTGTCCTGGCCGGCCGGCGTGCCCAGCGCGTGCGACTTCACCCGCTTGCTGAGCAAGGTCTCCGGATCCTTGTCCACGTAGAACAGGGTGCGGCCGTCATCGGACCAGACCAGGTTCGGCTCGGCGTTGGTGACCGTGTCGGGCAGGATCTCGCCGGTCTGCAGGTTCTTGAAGCGGATGGTGTACTGGCGGCGGCCGTTGGTGTCGTCGGCGTAGGCCAGCAGTGTGTTGTCCTGGCTGACTTCGTAGTCGCCGACGTTGTAGTAGTCCTTGCCGGCGCCCAGCGCATTGACGTCCAACAGCACCTGCTCACCTGTGAAATCGCCGGCTGCGTTCGCCGCCTGGATCGACACCGCATCGACGCCCGGGCCGTCCTTGCGGCGCGCATGCACGGGGTAATCCTTGCCGGTCACGAAGCGCGCGTAGTACCACCAGCCGCGTTCGCGGTACGGCACGCTGGCGTCGTCCTGCTTGATGCGGGCGACGACCTCGTTGTACAGCTTGTCCTCCAGCGGCTTCAACGGCGCCATCACCGAGTCGGTGTAGGCGTTCTCGGCGTTGAGGTACGCCAGCATCTCCTTGTTCTCGCGCTTGTCGTCGCGCAGCCAGTAGTACTCGTCGTTGCGCTCGGCGCCGTGCGGGGCCTTCACGACGTGCGGCTTCTTGGCCACATCGGGCGCGGTAGCGGTGGCGGCGAGGGCGGAGGTGATCGGGGTGCTCATCAGGACGGTTGCGGCAAGCAGGAAGGAGGTCGTCTTCATGGATGGGGTCCGGGAATGCGGGATGCAATGGCAGCGCCCCTCCGCGAGGGAGGGGCGCCGGGGACTTACTTGGCCAACTGTTGCCAGAGGAAGGTGTAGGCCAGCGCGCTCATGTGCGCCGCCTGCGCGTTGTTCGCCGCGCCGCCGTGGCCACCTTCGATGTTCTCGTAGTAGCGCACGTCCTTGCCCGCTTCCAGCATCTTGGCGGCCATCTTGCGGGCGTGGCCCGGGTGGACGCGGTCATCGCGGGTGGAGGTCATGAACAGCGAGGGCGGGTAGTCCTTCTTCGCGTCGAACAGGTGGTACGGCGAGAAAGTCTTGATGAATTCCCAGTCGGCGGTGTCGGGGTTGCCGTACTCGGCCATCCACGAGGCGCCCGCCAGCAGGTGGCTGTAGCGCTTCATGTCCAGCAGCGGGACCTGTACGACCACCGCACCGAACAGCTCCGGGTACTGGGTCAGCATATTGCCGGTGAGCAGGCCGCCGTTGCTGCCGCCCTGGATGCCCAGGCGCTTCGGCGAGGTGATCTTGCGGGCGACCAGGTCCTGCGCGACCGCAGCGAAGTCCTCGTACGCCTTGTGGCGATTGGCCTTCAGCGCCGCCTGATGCCAGCGCGGACCGTACTCGCCGCCGCCACGGATATTGGCGACTGCGTACACGCCGCCCTTCTCCAGCCAGCCCTTACCCACGCCGCCGGAGTAGCCGGGGGTCAGCGAGATCTCGAAGCCGCCGTAGCCGTACAGCAGGGTCGGGGTGCTGCCGTCGTACTTCAGGCCTTCCGGGCGGACCAGGAAGTACGGCACCTTGGTGCCGTCCTTGGACGTGGCGAAGTGCTGTTCGATCGTCTTGCCCGAGGCATCGAAGAACGCCGGCATCGACTTCAGCTGTTCCGGCTGCTTGCCGATCTCGGCGAGCGACAGCGTGGTCGGGGTCAGGTAGTCGGTGACGGTCAGCCACACCGCATCGCTGTCGTCGCTGTCCACGTCGCTGACGCCGATGGTGCCGAAGGACGGCGCGCCGACGAAGGCGCTGGTCTTCCAGCCCGAGGCCGACGGCGTGAGCACGCTCAGGCGGTTCTTCACGTCTTCCAGCACGTTGAGGACGAGGTGGTTCTTCGTCCAGGTGAAGCCGGCCAGCGAGGTCTTGTCGGTCGGGGTGAACAGCACGTCGAAGTCGCGCTTGCCGGCCATGAAGTCGTCGAATTTCGTCGCCAGCAGGCTGCCCGCAGCGTAGGTCTTGCCGCCGACGGTCCACGCTTCGCGCAGTTCGAGCGTCAGCCATTCCTTGTGCACGCCCTTGTTGGCCGAATTCTGGACATCGATCTTGGCCAGCTTGCCGTCGGCACCGCGCAGGTACAGCTCATCGTTGTAGAAGGCGATCGTGCGGCTGACGAAATCGCGCTGGAAGCCGGGCGTGTCGTCGTGGAATGCGGCGATGTACATGTCTTCCGCCGTGCCTTCGTAGACCACCGAGGCCGATATCAGCGGCGTGCCGCGCTTCCATTCCTTGACGATGCGCGGGTAGCCCGAGCTGGTCAGGCTGCCGGCGCCGAAGTCGCTGTAGACGTAGACGGTGTCGGCATCCTTCCAGCCCAGCGCGCCCTTGGCTTCGGGACGGTAGAAGCCGTCCTTCAGGAACACCTTGTTGGCCAGGTCGAATTCGCGGGTCTCGTCGGCGTCGGCGCCGCCGCGCGACAGCGCGACCAGGCAGCGGGTGTAGTCGGGCTTGCGGCAGTCGGCGCCGTGCCAGACCCAGTTCTTGCCCTCGGCCTTGTTCAGCGCATCGAGGTCGAGCACGGTCTCCCACTGCGGCTGGGCCTTGCGGTACTCGGCCAGCGTGGTCCGGCGCCAGACGCCGCGCTCGTGCTGCTTGTCCTTCCAGAAGTTGTAGTAGAAATCGCCGATCTTCTGCACGCCGGGGATCTTGGCGTCGGAATCGAGGATGGCGCGGATGTCCGCTTCCAGCTGCTTGAAGGCCGGGGTCGAGGCGATCTCGGCCTCGGCCTTGGCGTTGACGCCCTTCACCCAGTCGAGCTGTTTCTGTCCCTCGACGTCCTCCAGCCAGGCATACGGGTCGTTGGACACGTCAGCCTCCTTGGCGTGGACGGGGGCGGTCATGGCGCCCGCAACGGCAAGGCCGGCGGCCAGGCAGGCGTGGGTGAGTCTGGGCATCGGGAGTGGCTCCGGAGGTGCAATTCATGAACCTCTCACGCTAGCACAAGGCCCGGAGGCCACCCCATGCCGAAGGTCAGGCCGCCTTGACCAGGGCCGGGTGGCGAGCGCGCAGGCGGCGGGCCTGCGGGGTGCGGCGGCGGGCGGCATAACGAAACCGGCGCGCTGCCGCGGGCAGGCGGAACCGGTGCAGCGCCCACCATGCCGCGGCCGGCATGCCCACCAGCCATAGCGGTAGCCACCCCAGCGTGTCGGTGCTGGCGCGCGCCAGCGGCACCAGGAGCACCAGCGCCAGGCCTGTCAGCACCACCCGACGCAGCACGCGGTCCAGCGCGGCATCGGGGCGATCGGAAGCACCTGGGCGGGACGAGGTGAATGACGCGATGGACATGGCGAGTGGCTCCCGTGAGTTGATGTCGGTACGACGTCACACTCGCGCACCTGCATCTCACGGGTTGCGACATCCCCGGTTAACATCGCCGTCGCATCCTGATGACTAGCGTGTCCGTATGACAGGGAGGAAGGAGTCCCGCATGCCCATGTCGTTGTTCTCCCGCGTCGCCCGAAGTGCCCTGATCGCCTTGCTGCTGGTGCTTTCCGCCGGCTGCGCCAGCCGTGGCGAGGCGCAAGGGGGTCCGGCGCCCGTGGACCTGCCCCGCTTCATGGGCACCTGGCATGTGGTGGCGCACATTCCCTACTTCGCCGAACGTGGGCACGTCGCCGCGCGTTATGAATATTCCTTCCGCGACAGCGACAAGGTCGGGGTGGCCTACCACTACCGTGAAGGATTCGACCAGCCCGAACAGGTGCGCGAAGCCCGCGCGTCGGTGAAGGAAGCCTCCGGCAACCGCGAGTGGACGTTGTGGTTCGTCGGCGTGGTGCCGGCCAAGTGGCGCATCGTCGACGTGGCCCCGGACTACTCCTGGGCACTGATCGACTACCCGGGCCGCGACATGGGCTGGATCCTGGCGCGCGATCCGGTGATGGACGACGCGCAGTATCAGGACCTGGTGAAGCGCGCGCGCGACCACGGCATCAATGCCCGCCAACTGGTCCGCGTACCGCAGCTGCCCGCACAGCTCGGCAAGCCGGGCTTCGGCGAGTCGAAGGGGCCCTGAGGTTCGGTCGGACCGCTTGGCGGCTTATTTCTTCTCGTAGTTCGATAGCGCGAGTTCCAGCAGCGCCTTCGCCTGTTCGCGCAGCACGGCGGGTTCGACGATCTCCGCGTCGGCGCCGTAATGCAGAATGTCCATCAGCAGCTCGCGCGAAACGCTGTAGGGGATCTTGAGCTCGTAACGACCGTCGGGCAGGTGGCGGCCCTGTTGCTTGGAATGCCATTGCTCGTCGGCGACCCAGCGCGCGGCCTTGGCGCTGAACAGGATCGTCGCCCAGCCTTTCGGTTCGCCGGAGAAGATCCCGTAGCTCGATGCCAGGTGCTGGTTGAGTTCCTCGTTGGGCAGGTCGCGTGCGGGTTCTTCAGCCAACCGCGCGTTGCCCACGCGATCGACGGCGAAGCTGCGCAACGCGTTGCGCTCGTGGTCCCACGCATCCAGGTACCAGTTGTCGCGGTAGTGGGTGATGCGTTGCGGCGACACCGTGCGGCGCGTGCGCTCGTCGGTGGAACGCGCGCGGTATTCGAACTGCAGCTGCTTCCGTTCCAACACCGCCGAGGCGACGGTGCGGAAGCTCGCTTCGTCCAGCTTGCGGCCGCGATGCGGGATGACCCGTACGCGGTCTACCGGCCAATGCGACACGCCGGCATGGTCGGCCAGCAGTCCTTCGATGCGCTTCTGCAGCGGCGCCAGCGCGCCCGACAGCACGCCGCCGCCGGTACGGACCAGTAGTTGTTGTGCCGCGAGCAGGGCATACAGTTCTTCCGAGCTCAGCCACAGGCCCGGCAGCTCGAAGCGCTCGCTCTCCGCGGCGTGGTAGCGGAAGCCCGCTTCACCATCGCCCTCGATCGGCGCCATCAGCGCATCGCGCAGGTACGCCAGGTCGCGGTAGACGGTAGCGCGCGAACAGCCGAGCTCCTCCTGCAGGCGTTTCACCGTGACCGGGTAGCGCGCCGCCTTGAGGATGCGGTGCAGGGCGGTAATCCGTTCGATCTTGTCCATGGGGGGCACGGCAGGGGGCGTGGCCGGATTATCGCCGACGGGTGGCCGTTTTCGCTGCCCGCCTGACGTTGAGCGGAATACAGGGGACAAGCGCCGGCGGCGCCTTGGGCCCGTGCGGTGCCAGGCGTCCCGGCGTGTTTGCGCCGCCGGAACACCCTCAACGCACGGACCCAAGACGCTGCCCCTTCGACGAGGCTGCCGCCATGCCTTTGCGTACCGCCCTGCTGTCCACGGCTACCCTGCTGATCCTGTCCGGCCTGGCCGCATGCCAACGCACACCGCCTGCGGCGGGAGGCACGACCGCCTCCACCGCCGCGCCGGTGCCGCCGCATCGTGTCTCTGCAACGGATGCCGTCGCGGAGGTGAAAGCGTCGATGCACCGGTTTCTGGATGCCCGCAGTTTCCATGCCCGGATGGAGATGGACGGCGCACACCCGATGACCAGCGAGATGGAGTACGTCGCCCCGGACCGCTACCGGATCACCCTGCCCACCGGCACGCAGACCGTCATCGGCAACATGTTGTACATGCAGGTGAACGGCCGATCCACGCGCGTTCCGCTGCCTCCCGAGACGC comes from the Pseudoxanthomonas sp. YR558 genome and includes:
- a CDS encoding S9 family peptidase, with product MKTTSFLLAATVLMSTPITSALAATATAPDVAKKPHVVKAPHGAERNDEYYWLRDDKRENKEMLAYLNAENAYTDSVMAPLKPLEDKLYNEVVARIKQDDASVPYRERGWWYYARFVTGKDYPVHARRKDGPGVDAVSIQAANAAGDFTGEQVLLDVNALGAGKDYYNVGDYEVSQDNTLLAYADDTNGRRQYTIRFKNLQTGEILPDTVTNAEPNLVWSDDGRTLFYVDKDPETLLSKRVKSHALGTPAGQDKLVYEEEDDSFYMGIGRSRDDKFICISVESTVSSEMRCTPAASPGVFTVLAPRERDVEYQADHLGDRWVIRTNADGATNFKIVTAPTDSTSRKDWKDWIAHRADVFVEGFELFDGFSVVAERANALESLRVIKADGSSDYVKADEAAYSMGLSANPETGTDWLRYSYTSMTTPATTYEINTKTGERRQLKQQPVPGYDASKYVTERVWAPARDGKTKIPVTLVYRKDVARDGKAPMLQYAYGSYGSSMDPNFSITNVSLLDRGVVYALAHIRGGQEMGRAWYDDGKLYNKVNTFTDFIDVTDYLVKEGYAAKDRVAAMGGSAGGLLMGAVSNMAPEKYKVILTLVPFVDVVTTMLDPTIPLTTNEYDEWGNPEEKGYYDYILTYSPYDNLQAKAYPSMFVGTGLWDSQVQYWEPAKYVARLRDLNTGKGPVVFRTNMEAGHGGKSGRFRQYRERAEMFAFMLDQLGVASK
- a CDS encoding prolyl oligopeptidase family serine peptidase, which encodes MPRLTHACLAAGLAVAGAMTAPVHAKEADVSNDPYAWLEDVEGQKQLDWVKGVNAKAEAEIASTPAFKQLEADIRAILDSDAKIPGVQKIGDFYYNFWKDKQHERGVWRRTTLAEYRKAQPQWETVLDLDALNKAEGKNWVWHGADCRKPDYTRCLVALSRGGADADETREFDLANKVFLKDGFYRPEAKGALGWKDADTVYVYSDFGAGSLTSSGYPRIVKEWKRGTPLISASVVYEGTAEDMYIAAFHDDTPGFQRDFVSRTIAFYNDELYLRGADGKLAKIDVQNSANKGVHKEWLTLELREAWTVGGKTYAAGSLLATKFDDFMAGKRDFDVLFTPTDKTSLAGFTWTKNHLVLNVLEDVKNRLSVLTPSASGWKTSAFVGAPSFGTIGVSDVDSDDSDAVWLTVTDYLTPTTLSLAEIGKQPEQLKSMPAFFDASGKTIEQHFATSKDGTKVPYFLVRPEGLKYDGSTPTLLYGYGGFEISLTPGYSGGVGKGWLEKGGVYAVANIRGGGEYGPRWHQAALKANRHKAYEDFAAVAQDLVARKITSPKRLGIQGGSNGGLLTGNMLTQYPELFGAVVVQVPLLDMKRYSHLLAGASWMAEYGNPDTADWEFIKTFSPYHLFDAKKDYPPSLFMTSTRDDRVHPGHARKMAAKMLEAGKDVRYYENIEGGHGGAANNAQAAHMSALAYTFLWQQLAK
- a CDS encoding lipocalin family protein produces the protein MPMSLFSRVARSALIALLLVLSAGCASRGEAQGGPAPVDLPRFMGTWHVVAHIPYFAERGHVAARYEYSFRDSDKVGVAYHYREGFDQPEQVREARASVKEASGNREWTLWFVGVVPAKWRIVDVAPDYSWALIDYPGRDMGWILARDPVMDDAQYQDLVKRARDHGINARQLVRVPQLPAQLGKPGFGESKGP
- a CDS encoding YafY family protein; translated protein: MDKIERITALHRILKAARYPVTVKRLQEELGCSRATVYRDLAYLRDALMAPIEGDGEAGFRYHAAESERFELPGLWLSSEELYALLAAQQLLVRTGGGVLSGALAPLQKRIEGLLADHAGVSHWPVDRVRVIPHRGRKLDEASFRTVASAVLERKQLQFEYRARSTDERTRRTVSPQRITHYRDNWYLDAWDHERNALRSFAVDRVGNARLAEEPARDLPNEELNQHLASSYGIFSGEPKGWATILFSAKAARWVADEQWHSKQQGRHLPDGRYELKIPYSVSRELLMDILHYGADAEIVEPAVLREQAKALLELALSNYEKK